In the Aromatoleum bremense genome, one interval contains:
- the purL gene encoding phosphoribosylformylglycinamidine synthase: MAEILKLRGAAALSSSRLARLSRSAAEALPKLKELAAEYWYFVELAAPLATDERDRLVDLLAAVPASPQVPPGTQLLVVPRLGTISPWSSKATDIARQCGFAKVIRIERGVSYSLDMRNGLDDRQYAAVLPLLHDRMTESVLANLDAAEALFHHYEPKPLMSVDVLAGGRDALVAANAELGLALSDDEIDYLVDNFTRIGRNPTDVELMMFAQANSEHCRHKIFNADWVIDARPMEKTLFGMIRDTHKAHPEGTVVAYSDNASVIEGATIDRFYADADGQWRFRAEATHILAKVETHNHPTAISPFPGAATGAGGEIRDEGATGRGSKPKAGLTGFSVSNLNIPEFGQPWEKPYGKPDRIASALDIMIEGPIGGAAFNNEFGRPNLTGYFRTFEQEVQGEVRGYHKPIMIAGGLGSIQAQQSHKVKFAPGTLLIQLGGPGMLIGLGGGAASSMTTGTNTADLDFASVQRGNPEIERRCQEVIDCCWQRGDANPILAIHDVGAGGLSNAMPELAESAGLGAHFELREVHIEEPGMSPREIWSNESQERYVLAIAPESLAEFRAICERERCPFAVLGEATADGHLTVADRRFGNKPVDMEMQVLLGKPPKMTRNVSRRAVHVPPFDVTDIDLKDACLRVLRLPAVASKNFLITIGDRSVGGLTARDQMVGPWQVPVADVAVTAMSFHGYQGEAFAMGERTTVACLDAPASGRMAIGEAVTNIAAADIADIGQVKLSANWMAAAGHRGEDAKLFDTVSAVSQFCQQAGLAIPVGKDSLSMKTTWQDDGESRQVVSPLSLVVTAFAPVADIRRTLTPQLQFPEGVDTELLLIDLGNDRNRLGGSALAQVFGSVAEHAPDIDAAQLARFFGLIQQFRRDGLLLAYHDRGDGGLFATLCEMAFASKCGLSVVLDTVCYDQYMNDVDGLDKKPDTIKGRLNDRLFAGLFAEELGAVVQIRRDDRARVTAPLREAGLTYHFLGEPNGKDELRFWRNAKLVFNAPRAELLQAWSETGYRIARLRDDADCAREEFDALADATNPGLSVSLTFDPADDVAAPLIATAARPKIAILREQGVNSQAEMAAAFERAGFAPYDVHMSDLQAGRHQLSDFHGFAACGGFSYGDVLGAGQGWAKSILFNPALRAQFEAFFARPDTFALGVCNGCQMMAHLASIIPGAEHWPTFHRNRSEQFEARFVMAEVLDSPSILFAGMAGSRMPIVVSHGEGRAVFRDAADPERVLTALRHVDNHGAPATIYPFNPNGSPQGSTGFTTADGRFTIMMPHPERTARSVQMSWYPAGLGEDSPWQRMFRNARRWLG; the protein is encoded by the coding sequence ATGGCCGAAATCCTCAAGCTGCGCGGCGCTGCGGCGCTTTCTTCCTCCCGCCTCGCGCGCCTTTCCCGTTCCGCAGCCGAAGCGCTGCCGAAGCTCAAGGAGCTGGCCGCGGAGTACTGGTATTTCGTCGAACTCGCCGCGCCGCTGGCGACGGACGAGCGCGACCGCCTCGTCGACCTGCTCGCGGCCGTCCCCGCGTCGCCACAGGTGCCCCCGGGCACGCAGTTGCTCGTCGTACCGCGGCTCGGGACGATCTCGCCGTGGTCGTCGAAGGCGACGGACATCGCGCGCCAGTGCGGCTTCGCCAAGGTGATCCGCATCGAACGCGGCGTGTCGTACTCGCTCGACATGCGCAACGGGCTCGACGACCGCCAATACGCGGCGGTGCTGCCGCTGCTGCACGACCGCATGACCGAGTCGGTGCTGGCGAACCTCGACGCGGCCGAAGCGCTGTTCCATCACTACGAGCCGAAGCCGCTGATGTCGGTGGATGTGCTCGCCGGCGGGCGTGACGCGCTCGTCGCGGCGAACGCCGAACTCGGCCTCGCGCTGTCCGACGACGAGATCGACTATCTCGTCGACAACTTCACGCGCATCGGGCGCAATCCGACCGACGTCGAGCTGATGATGTTCGCGCAGGCCAACTCCGAACATTGCCGCCACAAGATCTTCAACGCCGACTGGGTCATCGACGCGCGGCCGATGGAGAAAACGCTGTTCGGCATGATTCGCGACACGCACAAGGCGCACCCTGAAGGCACCGTCGTCGCGTATTCGGACAACGCGTCGGTGATCGAGGGCGCGACCATCGACCGCTTCTACGCGGACGCCGACGGCCAGTGGCGCTTCCGCGCCGAAGCGACGCACATCCTGGCGAAAGTGGAAACGCACAACCACCCGACCGCGATCTCACCGTTCCCCGGCGCCGCGACCGGGGCCGGCGGCGAGATTCGCGACGAAGGGGCGACCGGCCGCGGTTCCAAGCCGAAAGCCGGCCTGACCGGTTTCTCGGTGTCGAATCTGAACATTCCGGAATTCGGGCAGCCGTGGGAAAAGCCCTATGGCAAGCCGGACCGCATCGCCTCGGCGCTCGACATCATGATCGAAGGCCCGATCGGCGGCGCCGCGTTCAACAACGAATTCGGCCGGCCGAACCTCACCGGTTACTTCCGCACCTTCGAGCAGGAAGTGCAGGGCGAGGTGCGCGGCTATCACAAGCCGATCATGATCGCGGGCGGCCTCGGCAGCATCCAGGCGCAGCAGTCGCACAAGGTGAAGTTCGCGCCCGGCACGCTGCTGATCCAGCTCGGCGGCCCGGGCATGCTGATCGGGCTGGGCGGCGGCGCGGCTTCGAGCATGACGACCGGGACGAACACGGCCGACCTTGACTTTGCGTCGGTGCAGCGCGGCAACCCCGAGATCGAACGCCGCTGCCAGGAAGTCATCGACTGCTGCTGGCAGCGCGGCGACGCGAACCCGATCCTCGCGATCCACGACGTCGGCGCCGGCGGGCTGTCGAATGCGATGCCGGAACTGGCGGAATCGGCCGGGCTGGGCGCGCATTTCGAGCTGCGCGAAGTGCATATCGAGGAGCCGGGCATGAGCCCGCGCGAGATCTGGAGCAACGAGTCGCAGGAGCGCTATGTGCTCGCGATTGCGCCCGAGAGCCTCGCCGAGTTTCGCGCCATCTGCGAGCGCGAGCGCTGCCCGTTCGCGGTGCTGGGTGAAGCGACCGCGGACGGCCACCTGACCGTGGCCGACCGTCGCTTCGGCAACAAGCCCGTCGACATGGAAATGCAGGTGCTGCTCGGCAAGCCGCCGAAGATGACGCGCAACGTGTCGCGCCGCGCGGTGCATGTGCCGCCGTTCGACGTCACCGACATCGACCTGAAGGACGCCTGCCTGCGCGTGCTGCGCCTGCCGGCGGTCGCGAGCAAGAACTTCCTCATCACGATCGGCGACCGCTCGGTCGGCGGCCTGACAGCGCGCGACCAGATGGTCGGTCCCTGGCAGGTGCCGGTCGCCGACGTCGCGGTCACCGCGATGAGCTTCCATGGTTACCAGGGCGAAGCGTTCGCGATGGGCGAACGCACCACGGTCGCCTGCCTCGACGCACCGGCTTCCGGGCGCATGGCGATCGGCGAGGCGGTGACGAACATCGCCGCCGCGGACATCGCCGATATCGGCCAGGTCAAGCTGTCGGCGAACTGGATGGCCGCGGCCGGGCATCGCGGCGAGGACGCGAAGCTGTTCGACACGGTCAGCGCGGTGTCGCAGTTCTGCCAGCAGGCTGGCCTCGCGATCCCGGTCGGCAAGGATTCGCTGTCGATGAAGACCACGTGGCAGGACGACGGCGAGAGCCGCCAGGTCGTCTCGCCGCTGTCGCTCGTCGTCACGGCGTTCGCGCCGGTCGCGGATATCCGCCGCACGCTCACTCCACAGTTGCAGTTCCCCGAAGGTGTCGACACCGAGCTGCTGCTGATCGACCTCGGCAACGACCGCAATCGCCTCGGCGGCTCGGCGCTCGCCCAAGTCTTCGGCTCGGTCGCGGAACACGCTCCCGACATCGATGCCGCGCAGCTTGCAAGGTTCTTCGGCCTGATCCAGCAGTTCCGCCGCGACGGTCTGCTGCTCGCGTATCACGACCGTGGTGACGGCGGCCTGTTCGCAACGCTGTGCGAGATGGCGTTCGCGTCGAAATGCGGCCTGTCGGTCGTGCTCGACACCGTCTGCTACGACCAGTACATGAACGACGTCGACGGCCTCGACAAGAAGCCGGACACGATCAAGGGCCGCCTCAACGACCGCCTGTTCGCCGGCCTGTTCGCTGAAGAGCTGGGCGCGGTGGTGCAGATCCGGCGCGACGACCGCGCCCGCGTCACCGCGCCGCTGCGCGAAGCCGGCCTCACCTACCACTTCCTCGGCGAGCCGAACGGCAAGGACGAGCTCCGCTTCTGGCGCAACGCGAAACTCGTGTTCAACGCGCCGCGCGCCGAACTGCTGCAGGCGTGGTCCGAGACCGGTTACCGCATCGCGCGCCTGCGCGACGATGCCGATTGCGCGCGCGAGGAATTCGACGCGCTCGCCGACGCGACGAACCCGGGCCTGAGCGTGTCGCTGACCTTCGATCCGGCCGACGATGTCGCCGCGCCGCTGATCGCCACGGCCGCGCGGCCGAAGATCGCGATCCTGCGCGAGCAGGGCGTCAATTCGCAGGCCGAGATGGCGGCGGCGTTCGAGCGCGCCGGTTTCGCGCCGTACGACGTGCATATGTCGGATCTGCAGGCCGGACGCCACCAGCTGAGTGATTTCCACGGCTTCGCGGCATGCGGCGGTTTCTCGTACGGCGACGTGCTCGGCGCCGGCCAGGGGTGGGCGAAGTCGATCCTGTTCAACCCGGCGCTGCGCGCACAATTCGAAGCGTTCTTCGCCCGTCCCGACACGTTCGCGCTCGGCGTGTGCAACGGCTGCCAGATGATGGCGCACCTCGCGTCGATCATCCCGGGCGCCGAGCACTGGCCGACTTTCCACCGCAATCGCAGCGAGCAGTTCGAGGCGCGCTTCGTGATGGCCGAAGTACTCGACAGCCCGTCGATCCTGTTTGCCGGCATGGCCGGCAGCCGCATGCCGATCGTCGTCAGCCACGGCGAAGGGCGCGCAGTGTTCCGCGACGCCGCCGACCCCGAACGCGTCCTGACGGCGCTGCGCCATGTCGACAACCACGGTGCGCCGGCCACGATCTATCCGTTCAACCCGAACGGTTCGCCGCAAGGATCGACCGGTTTCACGACCGCGGACGGCCGCTTCACGATCATGATGCCGCACCCGGAACGCACCGCCCGCAGCGTGCAGATGAGCTGGTACCCGGCCGGACTCGGCGAGGATTCGCCGTGGCAGCGGATGTTCCGCAACGCGCGGCGCTGGCTGGGGTGA
- a CDS encoding DUF2946 domain-containing protein, whose product MYFKRTARSFTAWIALFAVLLGALAPALSHALSRADGEKRLIQVCTVAGMKMVAVDDSRDKGDAHVFPAERCAFCATHCDVPALPAMPSAPFALKARSDHLPPLYLHSPRPLFAWAAAQPRAPPLPRA is encoded by the coding sequence ATGTATTTCAAGCGTACGGCTCGCAGTTTCACCGCCTGGATCGCGCTGTTCGCGGTCCTGCTGGGTGCGCTTGCGCCGGCGTTGAGCCACGCGCTGTCGCGCGCCGACGGCGAGAAGCGCCTGATCCAGGTGTGCACGGTCGCCGGCATGAAGATGGTCGCGGTCGATGATTCGCGCGACAAGGGCGACGCTCACGTGTTTCCCGCCGAACGTTGTGCTTTCTGCGCGACACACTGCGACGTGCCGGCGCTTCCCGCGATGCCGTCCGCACCTTTTGCGCTGAAAGCCCGTTCCGACCACCTCCCCCCGCTTTACCTCCACTCGCCGCGCCCGCTCTTCGCATGGGCAGCGGCGCAGCCGCGCGCTCCACCGCTCCCGCGCGCCTGA
- a CDS encoding copper chaperone PCu(A)C → MKKTLVVSLFSAVLSGPVLAQVQVDDPWVRATVAQQKVTGAFMRLTAAQDARLVSADSPVAGKVEIHEMVMEKDVMKMRAVAAVELPAGKAVELKPGGHHVMLFDLKQPARVGDTVPLTLVVESRDGKRESIEVAAPVRPLNQAGRGDHGH, encoded by the coding sequence ATGAAGAAGACCCTTGTAGTCAGCCTGTTTTCTGCCGTGCTGTCGGGCCCCGTGCTCGCCCAGGTGCAGGTCGACGACCCCTGGGTGCGGGCGACGGTCGCGCAGCAGAAAGTCACTGGCGCGTTCATGCGCCTCACCGCGGCACAGGACGCGCGGCTCGTCTCGGCGGACTCGCCCGTCGCGGGAAAAGTCGAGATACACGAGATGGTGATGGAGAAGGACGTCATGAAGATGCGCGCCGTCGCTGCGGTCGAGCTGCCGGCCGGCAAGGCCGTCGAGCTCAAGCCCGGCGGCCACCACGTGATGCTGTTCGACCTGAAGCAACCCGCCCGCGTGGGCGACACGGTGCCGCTGACGCTGGTCGTCGAGAGCCGGGACGGCAAGCGCGAGTCGATCGAGGTGGCGGCACCCGTGCGGCCGTTGAACCAGGCGGGCCGGGGGGATCATGGGCATTGA
- a CDS encoding TonB-dependent receptor, whose product MGIDTWRNVLVLVLSCLGAASGAAVSGDAATVLEQVTVTATREEARLVETPASVGVVKGEDIALDKPAHPAQVMSQTPGVAVGVTNGEGHTTAIRQPFTTSPVYLFLEDGIPSRSTGFFNHNGLYEINIPQAGGIEVNRGPSSALYGSDAIGGVVNVLTRTPPTKAEANGSIEAGEHGWRRALVGGGSGYADGGWRADLNLTRTEGWRDDTGYDRNSGTLRWDHFIGDSTSLKTVLGFSEIDQETGANSPLVRDDYRHDPTKNYLPIAFRKVSALRLSTNYEHETADSLLSVTPYVRDNNMDLLASFALRFDPTIAETGNRSYGLMAKWRRDFAPLRARMIVGVDFDLSPGERRENRIDATTRGSGASREFIAYTVGPRIYDYDVEYRGISPYVHGEISPTDKLRLTAGLRYDDMRYEFDNKLGAGEVVQVGSNFYGQAANTRVSYRRATPKLGATYALGENTHLFASYNQAFRAPSESQIFRPSRAGSLDAARALTQSALELDAIKAEQYELGVRGVVAGLSYDLVAYELTKRDDIVSQRDPVTTQTITTNAGETRHRGIELGLGAPLARQLRLDLALSYARHEFVDWVTAQGDFGGKEQQSAPRLMSNARLTWTPTDAFRAQLEWTRIGSYWLDDSNTVKYGGHDLFNLRGNLALTPAVSLFGSVNNLTDRRYADSAQLSTGSTPAYSPGLPRTVIAGVEAKW is encoded by the coding sequence ATGGGCATTGATACTTGGCGCAATGTGCTGGTGCTGGTGCTGTCGTGCCTCGGCGCGGCGAGTGGCGCCGCCGTGTCCGGTGACGCCGCCACCGTTCTCGAACAGGTGACGGTCACCGCGACGCGCGAAGAGGCGCGGCTCGTCGAAACCCCGGCTTCGGTCGGCGTCGTCAAGGGGGAGGACATCGCGCTGGACAAGCCCGCCCACCCGGCGCAAGTGATGAGCCAGACGCCGGGTGTCGCGGTCGGGGTGACGAACGGCGAAGGCCACACGACGGCGATCCGTCAGCCGTTCACGACGAGCCCGGTCTATCTGTTCCTCGAGGACGGCATTCCGTCGCGCTCGACCGGCTTCTTCAACCACAACGGCCTGTACGAAATCAACATCCCGCAGGCCGGTGGCATCGAAGTCAATCGCGGCCCGTCGTCGGCGCTGTACGGGTCGGACGCGATCGGCGGCGTCGTCAACGTGCTGACGCGCACGCCGCCGACGAAGGCGGAAGCGAACGGCTCGATCGAGGCGGGGGAGCATGGCTGGCGGCGGGCGCTTGTCGGCGGCGGCAGCGGCTATGCCGACGGCGGCTGGCGGGCCGACCTGAACCTGACCCGGACGGAGGGCTGGCGCGACGACACGGGCTACGACCGCAACAGCGGCACGCTGCGCTGGGATCACTTCATCGGCGACAGCACGTCGCTGAAGACCGTGCTTGGTTTTTCGGAGATCGACCAGGAAACCGGCGCGAACTCGCCGCTCGTGCGTGACGACTACCGGCACGATCCGACGAAGAACTATCTGCCGATCGCATTCCGCAAGGTCAGCGCGCTGCGCCTGTCGACGAACTACGAACACGAGACGGCCGACTCGCTGCTGTCGGTCACGCCGTACGTGCGCGACAACAACATGGATCTGCTCGCGAGCTTCGCGCTGCGCTTCGACCCGACGATCGCCGAAACCGGCAACCGTTCATACGGGCTGATGGCGAAGTGGCGCCGGGACTTTGCACCGCTGCGCGCGCGCATGATCGTCGGCGTCGATTTCGACTTGAGTCCGGGCGAGCGGCGCGAGAACCGCATCGACGCGACGACGCGCGGCAGCGGCGCGAGCCGCGAGTTCATCGCCTACACCGTCGGGCCGCGCATCTATGATTACGACGTCGAATATCGCGGCATTTCGCCGTACGTCCATGGCGAAATCTCGCCGACCGACAAGCTGCGGCTGACCGCCGGCCTGCGCTACGACGACATGCGCTACGAGTTCGACAACAAGCTCGGCGCCGGCGAGGTCGTGCAGGTCGGGAGCAACTTCTACGGCCAAGCGGCGAACACCCGGGTCAGCTATCGCCGCGCGACGCCGAAACTCGGCGCGACGTACGCGCTCGGCGAGAACACGCATCTTTTCGCCTCGTACAACCAGGCTTTCCGCGCCCCGTCCGAATCGCAGATCTTCCGCCCGTCGCGTGCCGGCAGTCTCGACGCCGCCCGTGCATTGACGCAGTCGGCGCTCGAGCTCGACGCGATCAAGGCCGAGCAGTACGAGCTCGGCGTGCGCGGCGTCGTGGCGGGCCTGTCGTACGACCTCGTCGCGTACGAGCTGACCAAGCGCGACGACATCGTCAGCCAGCGCGACCCGGTCACGACGCAGACGATCACGACGAACGCCGGCGAGACCCGCCACCGCGGCATCGAGCTCGGGCTCGGTGCGCCGCTCGCGAGGCAGCTGCGGCTGGATCTCGCGTTGTCGTACGCGCGGCACGAGTTCGTCGACTGGGTGACCGCGCAGGGGGATTTCGGCGGCAAGGAACAGCAAAGCGCGCCGCGGCTGATGTCGAACGCGCGGCTGACCTGGACGCCGACCGACGCGTTCCGTGCGCAGCTCGAGTGGACGAGGATCGGCTCGTACTGGCTCGACGACAGCAACACCGTGAAGTACGGCGGACACGATCTCTTCAACCTGCGCGGCAACCTGGCGCTGACGCCGGCCGTTTCGCTGTTCGGCAGCGTGAACAACCTCACCGACCGGCGTTATGCGGACAGCGCGCAGCTGTCGACGGGCAGCACGCCGGCGTACTCGCCGGGCTTGCCGCGTACCGTGATCGCGGGGGTCGAGGCGAAATGGTAA
- a CDS encoding sialidase family protein has protein sequence MTMKRKGSAGRLAAAVLLALGCAAGAFAQHADHAAGKTAAARPARPELGTSAAFGPDGVLYAVSKDGQHVVLHRSADGGASWDAPVTVNAKPEAISADGENRPKIAFAPDGSALVSWTRPLAKPFTGEIRFARADTGQGFGAPITVHRDRQEITHRFETMTVSGSGQVVLAWIDKRDLEAAQGAKRDYRGAAIYAAVSDDGGRTFRPEVKVGDHSCECCRIAIANDVDGLPLMLWRHVFEPNERDHALAKLGPDGTPGPVARATFDRWRVDACPHHGPSLAVSGDGTRHAVWFNEKDGEGRVFYGRLNDGRVEGQRSVGGERAAHADIAVGGERVAIVWKEFDGERTRLRAELSDDNGRRFRSLSLAATEGASDQPRVIRRGTELLAFWRTRNEGMKGYWLR, from the coding sequence ATGACAATGAAGCGAAAGGGCAGCGCGGGCCGGTTGGCCGCTGCGGTCCTGCTCGCGCTGGGATGCGCAGCGGGTGCTTTCGCGCAGCACGCCGACCACGCGGCCGGGAAAACCGCTGCGGCCCGGCCGGCGAGGCCGGAGCTCGGCACGAGCGCGGCATTCGGCCCCGACGGCGTGCTGTACGCGGTTTCGAAGGACGGGCAGCACGTCGTCCTCCACCGCAGCGCTGACGGCGGGGCGAGCTGGGATGCGCCGGTAACCGTCAACGCCAAACCGGAAGCGATTTCCGCCGACGGCGAGAACCGGCCGAAGATCGCGTTCGCCCCGGACGGCAGCGCTCTGGTTTCGTGGACGCGACCGCTGGCGAAACCTTTCACCGGCGAGATCCGTTTTGCGCGTGCGGACACCGGGCAAGGTTTCGGCGCTCCCATCACCGTTCACCGCGACCGCCAGGAGATCACCCACCGCTTCGAGACGATGACGGTCAGCGGGAGCGGGCAGGTCGTGCTCGCGTGGATCGACAAGCGTGATCTGGAAGCCGCGCAGGGCGCGAAGCGGGATTACCGCGGCGCGGCGATCTATGCGGCGGTGTCCGACGACGGCGGGCGGACGTTCCGGCCCGAAGTGAAGGTCGGCGACCATTCCTGCGAGTGCTGCCGCATCGCGATCGCCAACGATGTCGACGGCTTGCCGCTGATGCTGTGGAGGCACGTGTTCGAGCCGAACGAGCGCGACCATGCGCTGGCGAAGCTCGGCCCCGACGGCACGCCCGGGCCGGTGGCGCGCGCGACGTTCGACCGCTGGCGCGTCGACGCCTGCCCGCACCACGGTCCGTCGCTCGCGGTTTCCGGCGACGGCACGCGTCACGCGGTGTGGTTCAACGAGAAGGACGGCGAGGGGCGGGTATTCTATGGCCGCCTGAATGACGGGCGTGTCGAGGGACAGCGCAGCGTCGGCGGCGAACGCGCCGCCCACGCCGACATTGCCGTCGGCGGGGAGCGCGTCGCGATCGTCTGGAAGGAGTTCGATGGCGAACGGACGCGGCTGCGCGCGGAGCTGTCCGACGACAACGGCAGGCGGTTCCGCAGCCTGTCGCTCGCTGCGACCGAGGGCGCGTCCGACCAGCCGCGGGTGATCCGGCGCGGCACCGAGCTGCTGGCGTTCTGGCGCACCCGGAATGAAGGCATGAAGGGGTACTGGCTGCGATGA
- a CDS encoding TlpA family protein disulfide reductase: MKRLKNLLAAIVWISAATCSANDFVPLDQAAATAIADPASHARPTIVALWSSECVHCKKNLKLFAEMAKAHPRLQLITVAVEPAGDGLAGPLDRAGVTGKRFAYADESPEALAYALDAKWRGELPRTLLFDGRGGKVALSGVVSEAAVRGSLGLVARQ; the protein is encoded by the coding sequence ATGAAACGACTGAAAAACCTGCTCGCAGCAATCGTCTGGATCAGCGCCGCGACGTGTTCGGCGAACGACTTCGTGCCGCTCGACCAGGCGGCTGCGACTGCGATCGCCGATCCGGCCAGCCATGCCCGGCCGACGATCGTCGCGCTGTGGTCGTCCGAGTGTGTGCACTGCAAGAAAAACCTGAAGCTTTTCGCGGAGATGGCGAAAGCGCATCCGCGCCTCCAACTGATCACGGTCGCGGTAGAGCCGGCCGGCGACGGGCTCGCCGGGCCGCTCGACCGCGCCGGGGTCACGGGGAAGCGTTTTGCCTACGCAGACGAGTCGCCCGAAGCGCTCGCCTATGCGCTTGACGCGAAATGGCGGGGCGAGCTGCCGCGAACGCTTCTGTTCGACGGACGCGGCGGCAAGGTTGCGCTGTCCGGTGTCGTCAGCGAGGCAGCTGTACGTGGCTCGCTCGGGCTCGTCGCTCGTCAGTGA
- a CDS encoding TonB-dependent copper receptor yields MKRMITVKPCLRELPLAIAISLALPAVAAESETTLRTVVVTAPAVEAPLTVTTDPKAPRQPLPAHDGADLLKSIPGFAVIRKGGTDGDPVFRGMSGSRLGILLDGQEILGGCGGRMDPPTAYVYPESYDRVTVLKGPQSVLYMAGSSAGVVLFERDIRRMTEAGGRVNGSLTFGSWGRNDQLLDVHGGNPAFYAQAVATRSDSDNYEDGDGKEVHSFYTRWSTSAALGWTPDDDTRLELSLGRSDGEAAYADRTMDGTRFERENAGLKFERKNLSPLLRKVEAQAYYSYIDHVMDNFSLRRLAPGSMKMLSNPDRTTRGGRFSATLAPADQLQFIVGVDAKDDEHTARGTPAYRSRPRDEDLSFERRGAFAEGTYLLNDAQRVIAGLRVDDHESKDHRRTSATRGRTASDTLTSGFARYESEYADGAGTWYAGLGHAERFPDFWEFLRANGAAGQSFVSLQPEKTTQLDLGTLWSSGEWSASVSGFYGKVDDFILLKWTAPAGVRNIDATTYGLESDVAWRFARNWMVTGSLAWVRGNNDTDHKALAQQPPLEARLAVEYNDNVFSYGALLRLVAEQDRFDVGSGGIVANGMDLGPTSGFALLSLNAGWRPSKSVLLTAGVDNVFDRTYREHLSKSGAPIVGYETLTGERINEPGRTFWVKGQLALDI; encoded by the coding sequence ATGAAACGCATGATTACCGTGAAACCCTGTCTGCGCGAACTCCCGCTGGCAATCGCAATCTCGCTCGCGCTGCCCGCCGTCGCAGCCGAAAGTGAAACCACGCTCCGGACGGTCGTCGTCACCGCGCCGGCCGTCGAAGCGCCGCTCACCGTCACCACCGACCCCAAGGCTCCGCGGCAGCCCTTGCCGGCGCACGATGGGGCTGATCTGCTGAAAAGCATTCCCGGTTTTGCGGTGATTCGCAAGGGCGGCACCGACGGCGACCCGGTTTTCCGCGGCATGTCGGGCTCGCGCCTCGGCATCCTGCTGGACGGCCAGGAGATTCTCGGCGGCTGCGGGGGGCGCATGGACCCGCCGACCGCTTATGTGTACCCCGAATCCTATGACCGCGTGACGGTGCTCAAGGGGCCTCAGAGCGTGCTCTACATGGCGGGCAGCTCGGCCGGCGTCGTGCTGTTCGAGCGTGACATCAGGCGCATGACGGAGGCGGGCGGGCGGGTCAACGGCAGTCTCACCTTCGGCAGTTGGGGGCGCAACGACCAGCTGCTCGACGTGCACGGCGGCAATCCTGCCTTCTATGCCCAGGCTGTTGCCACCCGCTCGGACAGCGACAATTACGAAGACGGCGACGGCAAGGAAGTGCATTCCTTCTACACCCGCTGGAGCACCAGCGCCGCGCTCGGCTGGACGCCGGACGACGACACGCGGCTCGAGCTGAGCCTGGGCCGCAGCGACGGCGAAGCCGCCTATGCCGATCGCACTATGGACGGCACCCGCTTCGAGCGTGAAAACGCCGGCTTGAAGTTCGAGAGGAAGAACCTGTCGCCGCTGCTGCGCAAGGTCGAGGCGCAGGCCTATTACAGCTACATCGACCATGTCATGGACAACTTCAGCCTGCGCAGGCTCGCGCCCGGCAGCATGAAGATGCTGAGCAACCCCGACCGCACCACGCGAGGCGGGCGCTTCAGCGCCACGCTGGCGCCCGCCGATCAACTGCAGTTCATCGTCGGCGTCGATGCGAAGGACGACGAGCACACCGCTCGCGGCACTCCGGCTTATCGCAGCCGGCCGCGCGACGAGGATTTGAGCTTCGAGCGCCGCGGTGCGTTCGCGGAGGGGACTTACCTCTTGAACGACGCGCAACGCGTGATTGCCGGCTTGCGCGTCGATGACCATGAATCGAAGGACCACCGCCGTACCAGTGCGACCCGCGGGAGGACGGCGAGCGACACGCTGACCAGCGGCTTCGCGCGTTACGAGTCGGAATATGCCGACGGTGCGGGGACGTGGTATGCGGGCCTCGGCCATGCCGAACGCTTTCCGGATTTCTGGGAGTTTCTGCGTGCCAATGGCGCTGCCGGGCAAAGTTTCGTGTCGCTCCAGCCGGAGAAGACGACTCAGCTCGATCTCGGCACGCTGTGGTCGTCGGGCGAATGGTCGGCGTCCGTCTCGGGTTTTTACGGCAAGGTTGACGACTTCATCCTGCTGAAATGGACTGCGCCGGCCGGGGTGCGCAACATCGACGCCACGACCTACGGTCTCGAGAGCGATGTCGCGTGGCGCTTCGCGCGGAACTGGATGGTGACCGGATCGCTCGCCTGGGTGCGCGGCAACAACGATACGGATCACAAGGCGCTCGCGCAGCAGCCTCCGCTGGAGGCGCGTCTCGCCGTCGAGTACAACGACAACGTGTTCTCCTACGGCGCCTTGCTCCGTCTGGTCGCCGAGCAGGACCGCTTCGACGTGGGCTCGGGAGGCATCGTCGCGAACGGCATGGACCTCGGCCCGACGTCCGGTTTCGCGCTGTTGTCGCTCAACGCCGGCTGGCGTCCGTCCAAGAGCGTCCTGCTGACGGCGGGGGTCGACAACGTGTTCGACCGTACCTATCGCGAGCACCTGTCGAAGTCCGGCGCGCCGATCGTCGGCTATGAAACGTTGACCGGCGAACGGATCAACGAACCCGGCCGGACCTTCTGGGTGAAGGGACAACTGGCGCTCGACATCTGA